TGGTGACTTCGTCAACTGTAACGAGTTTTGTGCCCCCGGGGACCGGGCCCCGGAGCTCGCTCGATTGGAGCATATGACCTTACGTGGCTCCCCTTGATTGTCTTCGGCAGTCCACTGATCTCTAAGGTTGGCTACTCTTTCGGGGTAGCACCATCCCCTATTACCCGCATGCACTGGGAGGAGTCCTGGTCCTCGCGCACGTCAGTAAGCGGAGACGCGCCGGTCAACGTGCGTGTGACTTAGGACGTCGACCGGCAAGAGTCACCTAGCGATACCTGGTGGGCGAACCGTCTCAATTAGGCTAAAGAGATAGCACAATTGCTTGAGTGACGTTCCCTACTTATTCTGTATCTATCTCGAAGGGAAATTCGCTCAAACCCTCCTCGTTCGATGTTGGAAGGAGATACTGTTTCCATTCCCGAGTGCTGGGGTCGCCATAATCTCCAATATCAGGATGAGGTTCGACATCATCATAGTCCGTTAACCGATCTCTGATGACCGAACGAGCTCGCTGGCCTTCCATCGTATCTCCGCTAATATCGTCGAGTGTTCTCCGTGGCTGAATAGTTATCTCTAGTCCGTATGGCGTATACCTGCTCTTTCGATCCGTATAGAACGGAGCGCGCCCGACAATGAACATCGGTTCTCCGGAGAAGCAGAATTCCCACTCGGGATCATTTGGGTCGTCAGGAACGTCGCTAGGCCATGGCTCCGGATCCTGCCTGTTCAGGAGTTCGAGAACTCTCCAGAATTGATCACGGTACTCCTGTTCACTTTGATCTTCAGTAGTAGGCTCAAAGAAAATCACCAAAGTCGTTCGTTTGGCTATTGACTGATACCGTTCGAGATACTGTCGCAATCCCTCTCTCACTTTGAGAAGCGCATCACGATTACGAGCATCCCCGGCGAAGAGGTACCGAGCGGAATCGGTACGTTCAGCTTGGACTGCAAAATGACATGGGTAACGGGTCTCCCGCATCGTTTTTCTAAACTCGAGATATCTCTGTTTCTTCCACGCGATTAGCTCTCCCGTTTCTATCGCGTTTTCCAATTCCGATTGATTAAACAGTAGCCCATCACTATCCATGATATAAATATCCTTTT
The sequence above is drawn from the Haloprofundus salinisoli genome and encodes:
- a CDS encoding YqcI/YcgG family protein, whose translation is MDSDGLLFNQSELENAIETGELIAWKKQRYLEFRKTMRETRYPCHFAVQAERTDSARYLFAGDARNRDALLKVREGLRQYLERYQSIAKRTTLVIFFEPTTEDQSEQEYRDQFWRVLELLNRQDPEPWPSDVPDDPNDPEWEFCFSGEPMFIVGRAPFYTDRKSRYTPYGLEITIQPRRTLDDISGDTMEGQRARSVIRDRLTDYDDVEPHPDIGDYGDPSTREWKQYLLPTSNEEGLSEFPFEIDTE